In Pyxicephalus adspersus chromosome 12, UCB_Pads_2.0, whole genome shotgun sequence, a genomic segment contains:
- the ANKRD9 gene encoding ankyrin repeat domain-containing protein 9, which yields MPGGARWVPSGDPSDYQSQKQCKKTSFAFYQAVRDLLPVWALEDMRLMEALHWEEGGKVSSYTPSEALLYALVHDHLAYARYLLNHFPYDALAVPSKSFSCCQSAAPHLSMAVRYDRVQILREILRTLRTFPPANRAAYLNRHGCQRVELGKTPVHLACELQRAECLALLLGHGACPYATDCSGDTPLDYLLQLIRSSPHDLRLKRLCLDSLLLFMPGGLPPATRHRLREDRDTWWEALGQELYTWLSGASPPNLFTLSMQSLLGALPANRFLEALEELPLPDFLRPLALKKQIQK from the coding sequence ATGCCGGGCGGCGCGCGTTGGGTACCCTCCGGGGATCCCTCTGACTACCAGTCGCAGAAACAATGCAAGAAGACATCATTTGCCTTCTACCAGGCGGTGCGGGACCTGCTGCCAGTCTGGGCGCTGGAGGACATGCGGCTGATGGAGGCCCTGCACTGGGAGGAGGGTGGCAAAGTCAGCTCCTACACCCCCTCTGAAGCTCTGCTCTATGCACTGGTCCACGACCACCTGGCCTATGCCCGATATCTGCTCAACCACTTCCCCTATGATGCTTTGGCCGTGCCAAGCAAAAGCTTCAGTTGCTGCCAGTCTGCAGCCCCGCATCTCAGCATGGCCGTACGCTATGACCGGGTGCAGATCCTGCGCGAGATCCTACGCACCCTAAGGACTTTTCCCCCTGCTAACCGGGCTGCCTACCTCAACAGGCATGGGTGCCAACGGGTGGAGCTGGGTAAGACCCCCGTGCATCTGGCTTGCGAACTGCAGAGAGCTGAGTGCCTGGCCTTGCTGTTGGGGCACGGCGCCTGCCCCTACGCCACGGACTGTAGCGGCGACACTCCCTTGGACTACCTGTTGCAGCTTATCCGCAGCAGTCCGCATGACTTGCGCCTCAAGCGCCTCTGCCTGGACTCACTCCTTCTATTTATGCCTGGGGGGCTACCCCCTGCCACCCGCCACAGACTGCGGGAAGACCGTGACACCTGGTGGGAGGCTTTGGGCCAGGAGCTGTACACCTGGCTGAGCGGTGCCTCTCCCCCCAACCTCTTCACCCTCTCTATGCAGAGCCTGCTAGGTGCGCTGCCAGCAAACAGATTCCTGGAGGCCCTGGAGGAACTCCCCCTGCCAGACTTTCTGAGACCCCTGGCCTTAAAAAAGCAAATCCAAAAATAG